A single window of Nicotiana sylvestris chromosome 3, ASM39365v2, whole genome shotgun sequence DNA harbors:
- the LOC104244333 gene encoding mitochondrial metalloendopeptidase OMA1 yields the protein MGWYRRSKFGLDAFRNFASKFSLKNSIQETIPRPNKFNSASGFSTSSSKILRNSCFQYGIKQNKYTTGPFLGGGRRYYYVDRHQVHHFRPRGPQRWFQNLRTVLTIVLVGSGLVITVYMGNLETIPYTKRTHFVLLSKDLEKRLGDTQFQQMKGTFKGKILPAIHPESVRVRLIATDIIEALQRGLRKEQVWTDLHYASGDMASHGTSSGQHETLMALSDSNPEVKWSKEDEILDDSWVQKSRKKGQEKGSESATGHLEGLKWEVLVVNEPVVNAFCLPGGKIVVFTGLLEHFRTDAEIATIIGHEVGHAVARHAAEGITKNLWFAIIQMILYQFVMPDVVNTMSALFLRLPFSRRMEMEADYIGLLLMASAGYNPRIAPSVYEKLGKISGESALRDYLSTHPSGKKRAQLLAQAKVMDEALSIYREVQAGKGIEGFL from the exons ATGGGATGGTACAGAAGATCAAAATTCGGTCTTGACGCGTTTCGCAATTTCGCATCTAAGTTTTCACTCAAAAATTCCATTCAAGAAACCATTCCAAGACCCAACAAATTCAATTCTGCATCTGGGTTTTCCACCTCGTCCTCAAAGATTTTGAGAAACTCGTGTTTTCAGTATGGCATAAAGCAAAATAAGTATACCACTGGCCCTTTTTTGGGTGGGGGTAGAAGATATTACTATGTTGATAGACACCAAGTTCATCACTTTCGTCCAAGAGGTCCACAGAGATGGTTTCAGAATCTAAGAACTGTTCTTACTATTGTCTTGGTTGGTTCTGGATTAGTAATAACCGTTTACATGGGTAATTTGGAGACTATACCTTATACTAAAAGAACCCATTTTGTGCTTTTGTCTAAAGATCTTGAGAAAAGGTTGGGTGACActcagtttcaacagatgaaagGGACATTCAAAGGGAAAATATTGCCAGCTATACACCCGGAAAGTGTTAGGGTGAGACTTATAGCTACAGATATAATTGAAGCTTTACAAAGAGGATTGAGAAAAGAACAAGTATGGACTGATCTTCACTATGCTTCAGGTGACATGGCATCTCATGGGACTAGTAGTGGGCAGCATGAGACTTTGATGGCATTGAGTGATAGCAACCCCGAGGTGAAGTGGAGTAAAGAGGATGAGATTCTTGATGACAGTTGGGTTCAGAAAAGTAGGAAGAAGGGACAGGAAAAGGGGTCAGAATCCGCTACTGGACATTTAGAAGGATTGAAGTGGGAGGTTTTGGTTGTAAATGAGCCTGTTGTTAATGCATTCTGTTTGCCTGGTGGCAAGATTGTAGTCTTCACAGGGTTGCTCGAACATTTTAGGACAGATGCTGAAATTGCAACCATAATTGGGCATGAG GTTGGGCATGCCGTGGCTCGCCATGCTGCTGAGGGAATTACGAAAAACTTGTGGTTTGCGATCATTCAAATGATTCTTTATCAATTTGTTATGCCTGATGTTGTTAACACCATGTCAGCCCTGTTCCTAAGGCTTCCATTCTCACGCAG GATGGAGATGGAAGCAGATTACATAGGGCTGTTGTTGATGGCTTCTGCTGGATATAACCCTCGAATTGCTCCATCAGTCTATGAGAAGCTGGGCAAGATCTCTGGTGAATCAGCCTTGAGAGATTATCTGTCAACTCATCCTTCTGGGAAGAAGAGAGCACAATTGTTGGCTCAGGCTAAAGTAATGGATGAAGCCCTTTCGATATACAGGGAAGTACAGGCAGGAAAGGGGATTGAGGGTTTCCTATGA
- the LOC104244332 gene encoding pentatricopeptide repeat-containing protein At5g66520-like — protein MMELQRLNLKNKLTCLLENCKSLRELKQIHAHITTPPHLFTTDRCFLISRLIFFCTVSQSGSLTYANAVFRFVPRKTLFIYNSMIRAYASRILDPTSFQPLILYKQMLFDDITPDCITFPFVLKHCVNRVDEFVGRSVHAHVVKFGFLSDVFVQNSLISLYSQCGSVGIARKVFDEMSNRDIVSWNSMVIGCLRNGELDMALELFRRMKKRNIITWNSIITGFVQGGRPKEALEFFYEMQISGDDMVSPDKMTIASVISACASLGAVDQGKWVHDYLNRSGMECDMVIATALVDMYGKCGSVSRALDVFKAMKNKDVLAWTAMVSAFALNGNGREAFELLLDMEEAGVRPNAVTFTALLSACAHSGIIEIGRRCFDVMRHAYHIEPQIQHYACMVDILGRAGLFDEAEGLIRSMPMEPDVFVWGALLGGCQMHRNFQLGEKVARHLISLEPLNHAFYVNLCDIYAKAGRFDHVKEIRALMKEKGIEKTVPGCSMIEVDGVVHEFSVRDSPQVLMTEIKHVLTSLSDEMGRRVNMIPSLE, from the coding sequence ATGATGGAGCTCCAACGGTTAAATTTGAAGAACAAACTGACATGCCTGCTTGAGAATTGCAAGAGCTTGAGAGAGCTGAAGCAGATACATGCCCACATCACAACACCCCCTCACCTCTTTACAACTGACCGTTGCTTCCTAATCTCTCGCCTTATTTTCTTCTGCACAGTTTCTCAATCAGGGTCCCTCACCTATGCCAACGCCGTATTCAGATTCGTCCCTCGCAAAACTCTCTTCATTTACAACTCCATGATCAGAGCTTACGCTTCAAGAATCCTTGACCCCACTTCATTTCAGCCCTTAATTTTATACAAACAAATGCTCTTTGATGATATTACACCTGACTGTATTACATTTCCCTTCGTGTTAAAACATTGCGTGAACAGAGTTGATGAATTCGTCGGACGAAGTGTTCATGCCCACGTTGTTAAGTTTGGGTTTCTTAGTGATGTTTTTGTGCAGAATTCTTTGATAAGTTTGTATTCACAATGCGGGTCAGTGGGAATTGCAAGGAAGGTATTTGATGAAATGTCAAATCGGGATATTGTTTCGTGGAATTCTATGGTTATTGGGTGTCTGCGAAACGGAGAGTTGGATATGGCCTTAGAGTTGTTTAGGAGGATGAAGAAGAGGAATATTATTACTTGGAATTCAATTATCACGGGGTTTGTACAAGGAGGGAGGCCAAAAGAAGCTTTAGAATTCTTCTATGAAATGCAAATTTCAGGTGATGATATGGTTAGTCCAGATAAAATGACAATTGCTAGTGTAATCTCAGCTTGTGCTTCTCTTGGAGCAGTTGATCAAGGTAAGTGGGTGCATGATTACTTGAACAGGAGTGGAATGGAGTGTGATATGGTGATTGCCACAGCATTAGTAGACATGTATGGCAAATGTGGGAGTGTTTCTCGAGCACTTGATGTTTTCAAGGCAATGAAAAATAAGGATGTTTTGGCATGGACAGCTATGGTTTCTGCTTTTGCTCTTAATGGGAATGGCAGGGAAGCTTTCGAGCTTTTGTTGGACATGGAAGAGGCTGGAGTGAGGCCTAATGCTGTAACTTTTACTGCTTTGTTGTCTGCTTGTGCGCATTCTGGCATTATAGAGATAGGGCGAAGGTGTTTTGATGTGATGAGGCATGCTTATCACATAGAGCCACAAATTCAACACTATGCTTGCATGGTTGATATTCTTGGTCGAGCTGGTCTCTTTGATGAGGCAGAAGGGCTAATCAGAAGTATGCCAATGGAGCCAGATGTTTTCGTTTGGGGTGCACTACTTGGTGGCTGCCAAATGCACCGAAATTTTCAGTTAGGAGAAAAGGTTGCTCGGCATTTGATTTCTTTGGAGCCTCTGAACCATGCCTTTTATGTTAATCTTTGCGATATATATGCCAAAGCTGGTAGGTTTGACCATGTTAAGGAGATTAGAGCCCTTATGAAGGAGAAAGGGATTGAGAAGACAGTTCCTGGATGCAGCATGATTGAAGTTGATGGAGTTGTCCACGAATTTTCTGTAAGAGATTCACCTCAAGTTTTGATGACAGAAATAAAGCATGTATTAACTAGTTTGAGTGATGAGATGGGAAGGAGAGTTAATATGATCCCTTCTCTGGAATGA